The proteins below come from a single Aminivibrio pyruvatiphilus genomic window:
- a CDS encoding aldehyde ferredoxin oxidoreductase family protein, producing the protein MPEVKTGRVARVDLTERRVEIRETPDFYGNLGGRGFGVFELLRGVVPGTDPLSAENLLVFAAGSLTGTSFPGSSRIALVTKNVLSGGISTSSGGGNLGPKFRQAGFDALVISGRASSPCWILLKDGQVEIRDGSELWGLSVSETADAVRTVTGDSGAETASIGIAGERLAAVSCVMIDRAHALAWGGSGAVMGYKNLKAVAASGREIPKAADGDAFLAESRRYSWVLRASSASAALRAGGTHGMAGVGGWSGKVPTSVRNLQEEFWDGEKSARISEAAFRPMERKRTACWNCPLSCLHLYETERDGKRIEVEGMHANSVRGLGSNLDLDDPAALLEAHRLCNESGLDVDGVAAALGWAIECFERGLLGPADTDGLELRWGNGEAILALIGMIAERKGFGRLLGEGVLEAAKTVGRGSEQFAMHVKGVGLNEQGVRSHKAWGFGMAVSARGGGHLNGSPQTENRQISSWTGQWLFGNDNAGVPGSYGGKGRLVAWYEIYKAIVDSVGMCYFTSGWYDPALADIEPLSRALEAFGCGGLTPEEIWRRGRRIVEAEKAFNTVHAGFGRKDDMLPARVMEEPLTFGPYAGAVMDRPSFEKMLDEFYRERGWDPETGLQTTEGLMNIGAPDIAEYLRKGRWPETS; encoded by the coding sequence GTGCCGGAAGTCAAAACGGGAAGAGTTGCCCGGGTCGACCTGACGGAGCGGAGGGTGGAAATCCGGGAAACGCCTGATTTTTACGGAAACCTCGGCGGCCGCGGATTCGGTGTGTTCGAACTTCTCCGGGGCGTAGTCCCCGGCACGGACCCCCTGTCCGCTGAAAACCTTCTCGTGTTCGCGGCGGGAAGCCTCACCGGGACGTCCTTTCCCGGAAGCTCCAGGATCGCCCTGGTGACGAAGAACGTCCTCAGCGGCGGCATCTCCACTTCCAGCGGCGGCGGAAACCTGGGACCGAAGTTCCGGCAGGCAGGGTTCGACGCCCTGGTGATCTCCGGGCGGGCCTCCTCTCCCTGCTGGATCCTGCTGAAGGACGGACAGGTGGAAATCCGGGACGGTTCGGAACTCTGGGGGCTTTCCGTCTCCGAAACGGCGGACGCCGTCCGGACGGTGACCGGTGATTCCGGGGCGGAAACGGCCTCCATCGGCATCGCCGGCGAAAGGCTCGCCGCCGTGTCCTGCGTGATGATCGACCGGGCCCATGCCCTGGCGTGGGGAGGTTCCGGCGCAGTCATGGGCTACAAGAATCTCAAGGCGGTGGCCGCCTCGGGGAGGGAGATACCGAAAGCGGCAGACGGGGATGCTTTCCTTGCCGAAAGCCGCCGGTATTCCTGGGTACTCAGGGCGTCGTCCGCGTCAGCCGCCCTTCGGGCCGGGGGTACCCACGGCATGGCGGGCGTCGGCGGATGGAGCGGCAAAGTCCCCACCTCGGTGAGGAACCTCCAGGAGGAATTCTGGGACGGTGAAAAGTCCGCCCGCATCAGCGAGGCAGCCTTCCGTCCCATGGAGAGGAAGCGGACCGCCTGCTGGAACTGCCCTCTCTCCTGCCTCCATCTCTACGAAACGGAACGGGACGGAAAGAGGATCGAGGTGGAGGGCATGCATGCGAACTCGGTCCGGGGGCTGGGGTCCAACCTCGACCTGGACGATCCTGCCGCCCTTCTGGAGGCCCACAGGCTCTGCAACGAGTCCGGCCTTGACGTGGACGGCGTAGCCGCAGCCCTCGGCTGGGCCATCGAGTGTTTCGAGCGGGGGCTCCTCGGCCCTGCGGACACGGACGGCCTGGAGCTCCGCTGGGGAAACGGGGAGGCCATCCTTGCCCTGATCGGTATGATCGCCGAACGCAAGGGCTTCGGCCGCCTGCTCGGCGAAGGTGTGCTCGAGGCGGCGAAGACTGTGGGCCGGGGCAGCGAACAGTTCGCCATGCACGTCAAGGGGGTCGGGCTGAACGAGCAGGGGGTCCGGTCACACAAGGCGTGGGGGTTCGGCATGGCGGTGAGCGCCAGGGGAGGGGGACACCTCAACGGCTCGCCCCAGACGGAAAACCGGCAGATTTCCTCCTGGACCGGACAATGGCTCTTCGGCAATGATAACGCCGGAGTTCCCGGATCATACGGGGGAAAAGGCAGGCTCGTCGCCTGGTACGAAATCTACAAGGCCATCGTCGACTCGGTGGGGATGTGCTATTTCACCTCCGGGTGGTATGATCCCGCCCTGGCGGACATTGAACCCCTTTCCCGCGCCCTGGAGGCCTTCGGCTGCGGCGGGCTGACTCCCGAAGAGATCTGGAGGAGAGGACGGCGGATCGTCGAGGCCGAGAAGGCCTTCAACACGGTCCATGCCGGATTCGGCAGGAAGGATGACATGCTCCCGGCCAGGGTCATGGAGGAGCCCCTCACCTTCGGACCCTATGCCGGGGCGGTGATGGACAGGCCGTCCTTTGAGAAGATGCTTGACGAATTTTACCGCGAACGGGGATGGGACCCCGAAACCGGCCTGCAGACAACCGAAGGGCTGATGAACATCGGTGCCCCGGACATCGCGGAATACCTGCGGAAGGGGAGGTGGCCGGAAACGTCGTGA
- a CDS encoding uracil-xanthine permease family protein, whose protein sequence is MAKKVVYGLLDRPPFPIMVLAGAQHVLTLFGATALVPLIFGPAMGMDQLQIAALISCVYFGMGVATLIQTHPKFGTGLPIVQGSSFSFIPSVMTIIGAYKAMGPDVVMQYMGGGLILGGIILSVIGYTGIIGYIRKIITPVVIGPVIMAIGFSLAPTAIQFNAANYWPISLMVVALIFIFSLVSKNKYANIFAILSSIVLTYLVCLGLSRAGIFPAGHPAHVDLSRVIEAPWLRYNVIMPWGAPKFSMLAFGALLAGFFAVMIESVGDYHSVSYASGLDDPDEATISRGIGAEGLNCALSGLFGSVGTTSYTENIGLIGLTGVASRWVVRTGAIILILMSFVTKLGALVATMPSPVIGGAYIALFGTIGALGIQVLMRADMGSQRNVLIVGFSFLMAMGLPGWIEQNQAFFMNPEYNPFLQTIGGMIWAILKTPMAVAGICAAFCDSLVPGTDEERGIGVRMK, encoded by the coding sequence ATGGCAAAGAAGGTAGTCTACGGATTGCTCGACAGGCCCCCGTTCCCCATCATGGTCCTCGCGGGCGCCCAGCACGTTCTGACCCTGTTCGGCGCCACGGCGCTCGTTCCCCTGATCTTCGGACCGGCCATGGGTATGGACCAGCTCCAGATTGCGGCCCTGATTTCGTGCGTTTACTTCGGGATGGGCGTGGCCACCCTCATCCAGACCCACCCGAAGTTCGGCACCGGCCTTCCCATCGTCCAGGGATCGAGCTTCAGCTTCATCCCGTCGGTAATGACCATCATCGGGGCCTACAAGGCCATGGGGCCCGACGTGGTCATGCAGTACATGGGCGGAGGTCTCATCCTGGGCGGCATCATCCTCTCGGTGATAGGCTACACCGGGATCATCGGCTACATCAGGAAGATCATCACGCCCGTGGTCATCGGCCCCGTCATCATGGCCATAGGCTTTTCTCTGGCCCCCACGGCCATCCAGTTCAACGCGGCGAACTACTGGCCCATCTCCCTCATGGTGGTGGCCCTCATCTTCATCTTCAGCCTCGTGAGCAAGAACAAGTACGCCAACATCTTCGCCATTCTCTCCTCCATCGTGCTGACCTACCTCGTCTGCCTGGGGCTGAGCAGGGCGGGAATATTCCCCGCCGGGCATCCCGCCCACGTGGATCTCAGCAGGGTTATCGAGGCTCCCTGGCTTCGCTACAACGTCATTATGCCCTGGGGCGCCCCCAAGTTCAGCATGCTGGCCTTCGGTGCCCTGCTCGCCGGGTTCTTTGCCGTCATGATCGAATCGGTGGGTGACTACCACTCCGTTTCTTACGCTTCGGGACTCGATGATCCCGACGAGGCGACCATCAGCCGGGGCATAGGCGCCGAAGGGCTCAACTGCGCCCTGTCCGGCCTCTTCGGATCGGTGGGAACCACCTCCTACACGGAGAACATCGGTCTCATCGGCCTTACCGGCGTGGCTTCCCGCTGGGTGGTCCGCACCGGAGCCATCATCCTCATTCTCATGAGCTTCGTCACGAAGCTCGGTGCCCTGGTTGCCACCATGCCGTCGCCCGTCATCGGCGGCGCCTACATCGCCCTCTTCGGCACCATCGGCGCCCTGGGAATCCAGGTACTCATGCGGGCCGACATGGGAAGCCAGCGGAACGTCCTCATCGTGGGATTCTCGTTCCTCATGGCCATGGGTCTTCCCGGGTGGATCGAGCAGAACCAGGCGTTCTTCATGAATCCCGAGTACAATCCCTTCCTGCAGACAATCGGCGGCATGATCTGGGCCATCCTGAAGACCCCCATGGCGGTGGCGGGTATCTGCGCGGCCTTCTGCGACTCCCTTGTCCCCGGAACGGACGAGGAGCGGGGCATCGGCGTCAGGATGAAGTAG
- a CDS encoding uracil-xanthine permease family protein: MPSYDPEQLVFEQEVVSSITPVLGIEDRPKTFLETLFYAWQVTLVDFTPFIWAGMFVTLAGLPQSVLPVMISTCFLAMGVATLIQTTVGNRLPIVQGPSASVLSAMGPVTAMYGFPAMWGAVFVGGILEVLLGMSRLLGRIRKFIPPVVTGSVVATIGFVAARISLTWIFGSGRQMHLALALAAFLVALFLKFRCRGIMSRGFILVSTLLVGVGAASLLGEYDWARVAEAPWFAMPKLFPFRGLDGTDTAVAFVIAAVIGGLTGYIGSIFESLGDYAATCAVSGESYRVKHINRGIAAEGAGCIASGFLGALPVTSYTQNIGIIAATGIASRFVTQVAAVMFLLYGLSPKLAVMLASIPRAAIGGVFAISASLIMFSGIDVITSEKRNLKNNLVAGTALGMAIMLPFYASTAGAKWAATLTPFWRMYVNNNVFIAVTVGVFMNLLVNHFLASGEDDGPGM, from the coding sequence ATGCCTTCCTATGATCCTGAACAGCTCGTATTCGAACAGGAAGTGGTCAGTTCCATCACACCGGTTCTCGGCATCGAAGACCGCCCGAAAACGTTTCTCGAAACCCTGTTTTACGCCTGGCAGGTGACCCTGGTCGATTTCACGCCCTTCATCTGGGCCGGCATGTTCGTCACCCTTGCCGGGCTGCCCCAGTCCGTGCTGCCCGTCATGATCAGCACCTGCTTCCTTGCCATGGGCGTGGCCACCCTTATCCAGACCACTGTGGGCAACAGGCTTCCCATCGTCCAGGGGCCCTCGGCCTCGGTGCTCTCAGCCATGGGGCCCGTGACGGCCATGTACGGCTTTCCCGCCATGTGGGGCGCCGTGTTCGTCGGAGGAATCCTGGAAGTCCTGCTGGGCATGTCCCGGCTGCTCGGCAGGATCCGGAAGTTCATTCCCCCCGTGGTGACCGGTTCAGTGGTGGCCACCATAGGGTTTGTAGCCGCCCGGATTTCCCTCACGTGGATCTTCGGCAGCGGAAGGCAGATGCATCTGGCGCTCGCCCTCGCTGCCTTCCTGGTGGCTCTCTTCCTGAAGTTCCGGTGCAGGGGGATCATGTCCCGGGGGTTCATCCTGGTGTCCACTCTCCTTGTGGGTGTGGGCGCGGCCAGTCTTCTCGGTGAATACGACTGGGCCAGGGTGGCGGAGGCGCCCTGGTTCGCCATGCCGAAGCTCTTTCCCTTCCGGGGCCTTGACGGCACCGACACGGCGGTTGCCTTTGTCATCGCCGCCGTTATCGGCGGTCTTACCGGGTACATCGGATCCATCTTCGAGTCCCTGGGCGACTATGCCGCCACCTGCGCCGTTTCCGGCGAGAGCTACAGGGTGAAGCACATCAACCGGGGGATCGCCGCGGAAGGAGCAGGATGCATCGCCAGCGGCTTCCTCGGGGCCCTGCCGGTGACAAGCTACACCCAGAACATCGGCATCATCGCCGCCACGGGCATCGCCAGCAGGTTCGTCACCCAGGTGGCCGCGGTGATGTTCCTTCTGTACGGTCTTTCGCCGAAGCTCGCCGTCATGCTCGCCTCCATCCCGAGGGCGGCCATAGGCGGGGTCTTCGCCATTAGCGCGAGCCTCATCATGTTCTCCGGCATCGATGTGATCACCTCGGAGAAGCGGAATCTCAAGAACAACCTCGTGGCCGGCACGGCCCTCGGCATGGCCATCATGCTCCCCTTCTACGCGAGCACGGCGGGTGCGAAGTGGGCGGCCACGCTGACGCCCTTCTGGAGGATGTACGTGAACAACAACGTGTTCATCGCCGTTACCGTGGGTGTCTTCATGAATCTGCTGGTCAACCATTTCCTCGCCTCGGGGGAAGACGACGGCCCCGGGATGTGA
- a CDS encoding (2Fe-2S)-binding protein: protein MKRDVHFILNGRPVTFSVEPRTTLLRALREYGVTSVKRGCEEGECGTCTVVIDDLAQKSCMILALEAEGKSVLTVEGLVGPKGELHPIQRAFVDEGAIQCGFCTPGMIMSAYAFLRKNPDPTEEEIRVALAGNLCRCTGYIPIFRAVRKAAAALRELGHTPGGVR from the coding sequence ATGAAGAGAGACGTTCATTTCATTCTCAACGGGAGGCCGGTGACCTTTTCCGTGGAACCCCGGACGACCCTTCTCCGGGCCCTCCGGGAATACGGCGTCACCAGCGTCAAGCGGGGCTGCGAGGAAGGGGAGTGCGGTACCTGCACCGTGGTGATCGACGACCTGGCCCAGAAATCCTGCATGATCCTCGCCCTGGAGGCGGAAGGGAAATCCGTCCTGACCGTGGAAGGTCTCGTGGGGCCGAAGGGAGAGCTTCACCCCATCCAGCGGGCCTTTGTGGACGAAGGGGCCATTCAGTGCGGCTTCTGCACCCCGGGGATGATCATGTCCGCCTACGCGTTTCTCCGGAAGAACCCGGACCCCACGGAAGAGGAAATCCGGGTCGCCCTTGCGGGAAACCTGTGCCGGTGCACGGGCTACATCCCTATTTTCAGGGCGGTGCGCAAAGCCGCGGCGGCCCTGCGCGAGCTGGGGCACACCCCCGGCGGCGTGCGGTGA
- a CDS encoding FAD binding domain-containing protein, translating into MLAFEMERPRSLASAAEILEKHGSQAMVKAGGTDVIVWMRKHAVHPALLVDLSEIPELKGISFYPHRGIKIGALATVNEAAENEDVKRYYPVLRDACLSHSDVLIRNKATVLGNICASVPSGDIIPSFAVYEAVLHVFGPGGERDIPFSDFITGPRKNCLSPGEIVTAATLPLPGGRSAGCYLKLARRNALDLAQVGVACLAVDGEAGRTYRIACGAVAPRPVRATGAEKILEGVTAPGDDLLDRAGKAAAEASNPITDVRASREYRISMVDELTKRAVALCAERLQGGSAS; encoded by the coding sequence ATGCTGGCTTTTGAAATGGAGCGGCCCAGGTCTCTCGCCTCCGCTGCGGAGATCCTGGAGAAGCACGGTTCACAGGCTATGGTGAAGGCGGGAGGAACGGATGTTATCGTCTGGATGCGGAAACACGCTGTCCATCCCGCTCTCCTGGTCGATCTGTCGGAAATACCCGAACTGAAGGGGATATCCTTCTACCCCCACAGGGGCATCAAAATCGGAGCCCTCGCCACGGTAAACGAAGCGGCGGAGAACGAGGACGTAAAGCGCTACTATCCCGTCCTACGGGACGCCTGCCTTTCCCATTCCGACGTGCTTATCCGGAACAAGGCCACGGTCCTCGGCAATATCTGCGCATCCGTCCCCTCCGGGGACATCATTCCCTCCTTCGCCGTCTACGAGGCGGTGCTCCATGTTTTCGGCCCGGGCGGCGAGCGGGACATCCCCTTCTCCGACTTCATTACGGGGCCGAGGAAGAACTGTCTCAGCCCCGGCGAGATCGTGACCGCCGCGACCCTTCCCCTTCCCGGGGGGAGGAGTGCCGGATGCTATCTCAAGCTTGCCCGGCGAAACGCTCTCGACCTTGCCCAGGTGGGAGTGGCGTGCCTCGCCGTAGACGGAGAGGCAGGAAGGACCTACAGAATCGCCTGCGGGGCGGTGGCCCCCAGGCCGGTCCGGGCGACCGGAGCGGAGAAGATCCTTGAGGGGGTCACAGCCCCCGGCGATGATCTTCTTGACCGGGCGGGGAAGGCCGCCGCCGAGGCTTCCAACCCCATCACCGACGTCCGGGCGTCGCGGGAATACAGGATCTCCATGGTGGACGAGCTGACGAAACGGGCGGTCGCTCTCTGCGCGGAGAGGCTCCAGGGAGGAAGTGCATCATGA
- a CDS encoding cyclase family protein: MSNSLELKNWANIKVYDLTIPIGVQTPPWPTYEPLQVKYFKRLAPNGANGQLLTHSNHVGTHLDGPIHFCGHGGDIASLPLKDFLVGPGVVVDIKDIAEDYGIYTPEDLEARADIRDGDILIINTGYHRYGWNEPEADEVRYMVKHPGPTREFATWALKRKIKWIGVDCGSADHPMNTKIREWMPVQARQADAHLKKKYGKGLDDFFPEEDYQVMHIALFPSNLIHAECVAGDIDLVSGKRVTIGCFPWRFVGGESCISRIVAFAEE; encoded by the coding sequence ATGAGCAATAGTCTCGAACTGAAGAACTGGGCAAACATCAAGGTCTATGACCTCACCATTCCCATCGGCGTGCAGACCCCGCCCTGGCCCACCTATGAACCCCTCCAGGTGAAGTACTTCAAGCGCCTGGCACCCAACGGAGCCAACGGACAGCTTCTGACCCACTCCAACCACGTGGGGACCCATCTCGACGGCCCCATCCACTTCTGCGGCCACGGCGGCGACATCGCCAGCCTGCCCCTGAAGGATTTCCTCGTGGGGCCCGGCGTCGTGGTGGACATCAAGGATATTGCCGAGGACTACGGCATCTATACCCCCGAGGATCTCGAGGCCCGGGCTGACATCCGTGACGGCGACATCCTCATCATCAACACCGGCTATCACCGGTACGGCTGGAACGAGCCCGAGGCTGACGAAGTGCGGTACATGGTGAAGCACCCCGGACCCACCCGTGAATTCGCCACGTGGGCCCTCAAGAGAAAGATCAAGTGGATCGGCGTGGACTGCGGATCCGCTGACCACCCGATGAACACCAAGATCCGCGAGTGGATGCCCGTCCAGGCCAGGCAGGCCGACGCCCACCTGAAAAAGAAGTACGGCAAGGGCCTTGATGACTTCTTCCCTGAAGAGGACTACCAGGTGATGCACATCGCCCTCTTCCCCAGCAACCTGATCCATGCCGAGTGCGTGGCGGGCGACATCGACCTGGTCAGCGGCAAGCGCGTCACCATCGGCTGCTTCCCCTGGAGGTTCGTCGGCGGGGAATCCTGCATCTCCCGCATCGTCGCTTTCGCAGAGGAATAA
- a CDS encoding xanthine dehydrogenase family protein molybdopterin-binding subunit, protein MKQTVTRSGVGTWTERKYDVEKAAGTLAFTDDLRFGPELLHARAVRSTVAHGEILSIDFSEALKVKGVVKVVTGKDFVHRFGLYLQDRTPMAIGKVRYVGEPVALVIAESEEAAEEGMLKVTAKFRELPPIFDPVKAATDNSVLVHPELETYDHVDFITPFPGTNIGNWFRIRRGDVDKAFSEAEYIVEEAVNCPQIAHGFLEPHCCICREDPATGDLTIWSTAQSAFALRDIVAKGLKYPLSKIRVIAPPIGGGFGGKAGMTVEALCLAGAMNPDVRGRPVKLYIPREEVLLTSWVRQAYVAKIKLGIDGEGKITAIRNTFYFDTGISAEYGANPVRSAGYSSTGCYYIPNVWTDSYAVYTNKPFGGAYRGFGLPELMGAMEVVIDIAARKIGMDPIEFRLKNILKPGLPTCTGMPMNNHALDTIVGKVVDRIRLNEKEPASRKGWVRGKGFALALKAPAMPADAASSAIVKILGDGTVEVLAATMDMGQGAYTAYSQMVSEELGIPIEKIRCPYPDTQSHPYDWQTVASRSCWSMGMAVKRAAADARQKLLALYAEYWQVEPESITIEHGIVKCRKKGKAEPIDEHIQSGFPMPDGNCKGGPVIGTGSFVPPDVIYPDPETGQSPKSVVHFTVGAVGIDVEVDPATGAVEVNKVSAGYDVGKAISPVNVKGQIEGGTVQGISAGLMEGMYYDERGRLLTPDFTDYKIATALDVPPDLDAFWEETPEELSPYGNRGVGEHSMISPAPAMDNALFDALGIRIHSYPLNRERVYKAIQAKKKGETDLWEYPYALEQSYKNAIKEWK, encoded by the coding sequence ATGAAACAGACCGTTACTAGGAGCGGCGTGGGAACGTGGACCGAGAGAAAGTACGACGTGGAAAAGGCCGCGGGAACCCTTGCCTTTACCGACGACCTCAGGTTCGGTCCGGAACTGCTCCATGCCCGGGCGGTCCGGTCCACGGTGGCTCACGGCGAAATTTTGTCCATTGACTTCTCCGAAGCCCTCAAGGTGAAGGGCGTCGTCAAGGTGGTCACCGGAAAGGACTTTGTCCACCGGTTCGGCCTCTACCTCCAGGACCGCACGCCCATGGCCATCGGCAAGGTCCGGTATGTGGGCGAACCCGTGGCACTGGTGATCGCCGAGTCCGAGGAAGCGGCGGAAGAGGGGATGCTCAAGGTCACGGCGAAATTTCGGGAACTGCCCCCCATCTTCGACCCCGTCAAGGCCGCCACGGACAACTCCGTCCTGGTCCACCCCGAGCTGGAAACCTACGACCACGTGGATTTCATCACGCCCTTCCCCGGAACGAACATCGGCAACTGGTTCCGCATCCGCAGGGGCGACGTGGACAAGGCCTTCTCCGAGGCGGAATACATCGTGGAGGAAGCGGTGAACTGTCCCCAGATCGCCCACGGCTTCCTCGAGCCCCATTGCTGCATCTGCAGGGAAGACCCGGCCACCGGGGATCTGACCATCTGGTCCACCGCCCAGTCGGCCTTTGCCCTCCGGGACATCGTGGCCAAGGGACTGAAATATCCCTTGAGCAAAATCAGGGTCATCGCCCCTCCCATCGGGGGAGGCTTCGGCGGAAAGGCCGGGATGACGGTGGAAGCCCTCTGCCTCGCCGGGGCCATGAACCCGGACGTCCGGGGCAGGCCGGTGAAGCTCTACATCCCGAGGGAAGAAGTGCTTCTCACCTCCTGGGTACGCCAGGCCTACGTGGCCAAGATCAAGCTCGGCATCGACGGGGAAGGAAAGATCACCGCCATCCGCAACACCTTCTACTTCGACACCGGCATATCCGCCGAGTACGGGGCAAACCCCGTCCGGAGCGCCGGCTATTCCTCCACGGGCTGCTACTATATCCCCAACGTCTGGACCGACAGTTATGCCGTCTACACCAACAAGCCCTTCGGCGGCGCCTACCGGGGCTTCGGCCTTCCGGAGCTCATGGGTGCCATGGAAGTGGTCATCGACATCGCCGCGAGAAAGATCGGCATGGACCCCATCGAGTTCCGCCTGAAGAACATTCTCAAGCCCGGCCTGCCCACGTGCACGGGCATGCCCATGAACAACCACGCCCTCGACACCATCGTGGGCAAGGTGGTGGACCGTATCAGGCTCAATGAAAAGGAGCCAGCCTCCCGGAAGGGATGGGTTCGGGGCAAGGGGTTCGCCCTCGCCCTGAAAGCTCCCGCCATGCCGGCGGACGCCGCGTCCTCGGCCATCGTCAAGATCCTGGGTGACGGAACGGTGGAAGTCCTCGCCGCCACCATGGACATGGGGCAGGGGGCCTACACGGCCTATTCCCAGATGGTCTCCGAAGAACTGGGCATCCCCATCGAAAAGATCAGGTGCCCCTACCCTGACACTCAGAGCCATCCCTACGACTGGCAGACGGTGGCCAGCCGCTCATGCTGGTCCATGGGCATGGCGGTGAAGCGGGCGGCGGCCGACGCCCGGCAGAAGCTCCTCGCCCTCTACGCCGAATACTGGCAGGTGGAGCCCGAGAGCATCACCATCGAGCACGGCATCGTGAAATGCAGGAAGAAGGGCAAGGCGGAACCCATCGACGAGCATATCCAGAGCGGATTCCCCATGCCCGACGGGAACTGCAAGGGCGGCCCCGTGATAGGCACCGGCAGCTTCGTTCCGCCGGACGTGATCTACCCGGACCCCGAGACGGGACAGTCTCCCAAGAGCGTGGTGCACTTCACCGTGGGCGCCGTGGGGATTGACGTGGAAGTGGATCCGGCCACGGGCGCCGTGGAGGTGAACAAGGTCTCCGCCGGGTACGACGTGGGGAAGGCCATCTCCCCCGTCAACGTAAAAGGGCAGATCGAGGGAGGCACCGTCCAGGGAATTTCGGCGGGGCTCATGGAGGGCATGTACTACGACGAGCGCGGCAGGCTCCTCACCCCCGACTTCACGGACTACAAGATAGCCACCGCCCTGGACGTCCCCCCCGACCTGGACGCCTTCTGGGAGGAGACTCCCGAAGAGCTTTCACCCTACGGCAACAGGGGAGTGGGCGAGCACTCCATGATCTCGCCCGCACCCGCCATGGACAACGCCCTCTTTGATGCCCTGGGTATAAGGATTCATAGTTACCCTCTGAACAGGGAGCGGGTCTACAAGGCCATCCAGGCGAAGAAAAAGGGAGAGACGGATCTCTGGGAATATCCCTACGCCCTGGAGCAGTCCTACAAGAACGCCATCAAGGAATGGAAGTAA
- a CDS encoding TRAP transporter substrate-binding protein, giving the protein MKLRTGIAAVLLVALLTGTAFGAQFTINAGIGLNDKSAQFQSLKFFKEIVEKNSEGKIEVVLFHSSQLGDDRTMMEALKMGTQEMTCPSTAPMTAFVNAFKIYDLPFIFAGEDVADYILDGPVGKKLLDMLPAQGMIGLAYWENGFRMLTNSVHSVKSPEDLKGLKIRTMENPIHLAAFKVMGANPTPMAFGELFSAMQQKVVDGQENPWGTIFLQNFFEVQKFATDTGHVYSPFVLLISKIFWDKLPDDMKKVVQDAADQAKVHNREINRKMNAEYLEKLKEKMEVTILTPEQKAAFQQACQPIYDQFAKDIGEDLIKEVQKLTSEYKK; this is encoded by the coding sequence ATGAAACTGAGAACAGGTATCGCAGCGGTACTTCTTGTGGCCCTCTTGACAGGCACGGCCTTCGGCGCCCAGTTCACCATCAACGCGGGCATAGGCCTGAACGACAAGTCCGCCCAGTTCCAGTCCCTGAAGTTCTTCAAAGAGATCGTGGAGAAGAACTCCGAAGGGAAGATCGAAGTGGTCCTCTTCCACTCCAGCCAGCTCGGCGACGACCGTACCATGATGGAAGCCCTCAAGATGGGAACCCAGGAGATGACCTGCCCCTCGACCGCTCCCATGACGGCCTTCGTCAATGCCTTCAAGATTTACGACCTTCCCTTCATCTTCGCCGGCGAAGATGTGGCAGACTACATCCTCGACGGGCCCGTGGGGAAAAAGCTCCTCGACATGCTCCCCGCCCAGGGTATGATCGGCCTCGCCTACTGGGAGAACGGCTTCAGGATGCTCACCAACAGCGTCCACTCCGTCAAGTCCCCCGAGGACCTGAAGGGGCTCAAGATCCGCACCATGGAGAACCCCATCCACCTGGCAGCCTTCAAGGTAATGGGCGCCAACCCCACCCCCATGGCCTTCGGCGAGCTCTTCTCCGCCATGCAGCAGAAGGTTGTGGACGGCCAGGAGAACCCCTGGGGAACCATCTTCCTGCAGAACTTCTTTGAAGTCCAGAAATTCGCCACCGACACAGGGCACGTTTATTCACCTTTCGTGCTTCTCATCTCGAAGATTTTCTGGGACAAGCTGCCCGATGATATGAAGAAAGTCGTCCAGGACGCCGCCGACCAGGCGAAGGTCCACAACCGTGAGATCAACCGGAAGATGAACGCCGAGTACCTTGAGAAGCTGAAGGAGAAGATGGAAGTGACCATCCTCACCCCGGAGCAGAAGGCCGCCTTCCAGCAGGCCTGCCAGCCCATTTACGACCAGTTCGCCAAGGACATCGGCGAGGACCTGATCAAGGAAGTCCAGAAGCTTACCTCGGAATACAAGAAATAA